The bacterium genome contains the following window.
CGGCATTCCTATCCAATAATAACCCTAATTTATTGGTAAATTCATACATTCTTCTAATAAACTTAACCTTTGAAAACTTATCAGAGACTACAATGAGGTCAATGTCGCTGTATTCGCCCGGGTTTCCATAAGCCCGTGAGCCCCATAACCAGAGTTCCTCGGCAGCATAGATATCCTTTATTTTCTCTAAGTAATTATCCAGCAAATATCTTACCTTCTCATCATTTATCTTTCTTTTCACCCTGTCTCTCCTCAAGTTCGGTTTCAACAAGCCCAATTACTTCTTTTGCCCTTTTAATTCCTTGATTAGCATCTGCTTGATCACAATATTCATAAGGCATTCTATCAGTTACATCAGGGTATCGAAGGGCAAGATAATAAGAATCAAGTTCTCCGACAAGAGTTAAAGCTTTGTCTGACATATTGGTTTCCTCTACCAATTTCCTGAGCGAATGTATCCTCGGAGGAGATTCATTCCCTGTCTTTTTAATGTA
Protein-coding sequences here:
- a CDS encoding HEPN domain-containing protein, which encodes MDKEVALLAVIDRWIKQALHDLENAKKNMEIGIYDVCLILCQQAVEKMLKALYIKKTGNESPPRIHSLRKLVEETNMSDKALTLVGELDSYYLALRYPDVTDRMPYEYCDQADANQGIKRAKEVIGLVETELEERQGEKKDK
- a CDS encoding nucleotidyltransferase domain-containing protein, whose product is MKRKINDEKVRYLLDNYLEKIKDIYAAEELWLWGSRAYGNPGEYSDIDLIVVSDKFSKVKFIRRMYEFTNKLGLLLDRNAEVVDALCYTPEEFERKKQQIGVVGEAIKKGIRLI